From Orcinus orca chromosome 3, mOrcOrc1.1, whole genome shotgun sequence, a single genomic window includes:
- the LOC101286003 gene encoding transmembrane emp24 domain-containing protein 9-like — translation MEKYQPSPQWINLFVFVKDPENKNLLARQYGPRGSFTFTSQSPGEHQICLHLESIRFALFYDGKLAIHLDMQLGEHTNDYTEFAANDKLTLLHLRIQQLVEQVEKIQKEQEYQRWREERFRQTSESTNQRVLWWFILQTFILVATGIWQMQHLKSFFKAKKLV, via the exons ATGGAAAAGTACCAGCCCTCCCCGCAGTGGATCAATTTGTTCGTGTTTGTGAAGGACCCCGAGAACAAG AATCTGCTGGCTCGTCAGTATGGCCCTCGGGGCAGCTTTACCTTCACTTCTCAGTCTCCCGGAGAGCACCAGATATGCCTTCACCTCGAGTCCATCCGGTTCGCCCTCTTCTATGATGGCAAGCTG GCCATTCACTTGGACATGCAGTTGGGTGAACACACCAATGATTATACGGAATTTGCAGCCAATGACAAGCTGACCCTGCTGCATCTGCGCATACAGCAGCTGGTGGAGCAAGTGGAGAAGATCCAGAAGGAGCAGGAGTACCAGAGg TGGCGAGAGGAGCGCTTCCGGCAGACCAGTGAGAGCACCAACCAACGGGTGCTGTGGTGGTTCATTCTGCAGACCTTCATCCTTGTGGCCACTGGCATCTGGCAGATGCAGCACCTCAAGAGCTTCTTTAAAGCCAAGAAGTTGGTGTAG